The region AGATGTCCACGGCGCGCGCCGCGCGGGCGTAGTTCAGATAGGCGATACGCGCGTCGGCATCGAGCCGCCGCTTGGCCGCGGCCAGTTCGGCGCCGCGCAGGTCGCGCAGCGCGCGCGCCGCCGAGAGGTTGGCGAAGAGCGCGCCGTTGAAGAGCGGCAGCGTCGACCGCAGCTTCGTCTCCTGCTTGTAGGGCAGCGTCTGGTGGATGTTCGTCGGGAAGCGCGGCTGGCCGATGATCTGGTTGAGCGCCGCGTAGGCCGGATTGATGACGTCGCCCAGGTCGATGGCGCCGTTCATTTCCGAATAGCGCGCGTCGACCGAGAGGGTGGGGAGGAAGAGCCCCGCCGCCTGTCGCACGCCCAGTTCGCCCTGCTTCGCCGACTCGCGCGCCTGCCGCACGCCGAGGTTGCGCTCAATGGCGAGGCGGGCGATCGAGTCGAGCGGCGCCTGCGCCGCCACGTCGCTCGGCCACGTAAACATCAGGATCAGGGCCGCGATGAGCACCGTGATCGTGGTGATGATCAGGTGCAGCGCACCGTCGTCCGGCGAGAGCGTTCTGCAGTTCTTGAACATTGCTAGGGAGCGTAACGGTGTTAGGTAGATGCCGAAAAAAAGGGGGCTCAGTCGTTCGGATCGCGCAGGAGCCCGCGCAACACTACTTCGCAAAGCTGGCGCGCGGTTTCATCCGGGTCGCGGAGGTTCATCCAGGGGTGGCTCTTCCCGGGCGCCATCAGGTGGATGGCGGCGAGGCCGTGGACGCTGGACCAGACGATCTGCGCCAGCATCTCCGGATCCTTGAACTCCGGGCGGAAGCGACCCTGCTCGATCCCCTCGCGGAGGTTGTTGACCAGAAACTGGTAACCGTCCTCACCGCCTTCAATGGTTACTTGGTCGGGACCCGGGATCGGCCGTTCCACCAGGAACATGAACCGGAACTGCTGCGGGTGGGCCAGCGCGAACTTCACGTAGTTCTGCCCCATCAGGCGAAGGCGGGTGATCGGATCGGGGATCTGATCCATCGAGCGCAGCGCCTCGCCCAGGGCGCGGAAGTCGTACAGGCACAGCTCGTTGAGCAGCGCGTCCTTGTCCTTGAAATGGTGGTAGATGGCCGTGGCCGTGTACCCGATCTTGTCGGCGATGCGGCGCATCGACGTGTGCGCGTACCCGACGGTCGTGAACAGCCCACGCGCCGCCTCGAGAATCAGCCGGCGGGTCTCGGCTTTCTCGCGCTCCCGCCGCGCGCGCGACGGGGACGAATCTGGGAGCGATCCTTCGCTTGCATTTGACATGGTTCGGTAACATAACAGCGTTAGATGAAATTGTCAACCGAGGCAATCTAGCGTCGAGAACGCCCCTCCGGAGCCGTCATTGGCGTGGTAGGTTTCACGGGCCGCTCAGCGGAAGCGGGGCAGCGATTCACCGGCACCTGAACGGACACGGAGCTGCAATGTTCAGTCTCAAAGGCAAGCGCGCGCTCGTCACCGGCGGATCCCGCGGCATCGGCGCGGCGATCGCCCGGACCCTCGCCGAGGCCGGCGCCGACGTCTGCATTGGATACCACAAGCGCACCAAGGACGCCAAGAATGTGGTGGCCGAGTGCAAGGCGAAGGGCGTGAAGGCAGTCGCCTATGCCAGCGACATCGGCACCCGGGTCGGGGCCGAGAAGCTCGTCGTGCACACCGTCAAGGAACTCGGCGGGCTCGACATCTTCGTTGGCAACGCCGGCATCTGGCCGGTGGAAGAGGTGCTCGCGGCCGACATGGCCGACGACCGCTGGCGCCGCACGATGCGTGAGAACGTCGACTCGATGTTCTTCACCACGCGCGCCGCGCTCAAGGTGATGGATCCCGGCGGCCGCGTGGTGCTCATTGCCAGCACCGCCGGCCAGCGCGGCGAGGCGATGCACAGCGATTACGGCGCGTCGAAGGGGGCGATGATCAGCTTCGTGAAGTCCATCGCCATCGAGGTCGCGAGGCAGGGAATCACCGTGAATGCCGTCGCGCCGGGGTGGGTGGACACCGAGATGTGCGACGTGCCGTACGCGGACGGCGGGCGCGACAGGATTGCGGCGGGGATTCCGGTGGGGCGCGTGGCGACGCCGGAGGATATCGCGTTCCCGACGGTCTTCCTGTGCACGGACGAGGCGCGGCA is a window of Gemmatimonadaceae bacterium DNA encoding:
- a CDS encoding TetR/AcrR family transcriptional regulator encodes the protein MSNASEGSLPDSSPSRARREREKAETRRLILEAARGLFTTVGYAHTSMRRIADKIGYTATAIYHHFKDKDALLNELCLYDFRALGEALRSMDQIPDPITRLRLMGQNYVKFALAHPQQFRFMFLVERPIPGPDQVTIEGGEDGYQFLVNNLREGIEQGRFRPEFKDPEMLAQIVWSSVHGLAAIHLMAPGKSHPWMNLRDPDETARQLCEVVLRGLLRDPND
- a CDS encoding SDR family oxidoreductase; protein product: MFSLKGKRALVTGGSRGIGAAIARTLAEAGADVCIGYHKRTKDAKNVVAECKAKGVKAVAYASDIGTRVGAEKLVVHTVKELGGLDIFVGNAGIWPVEEVLAADMADDRWRRTMRENVDSMFFTTRAALKVMDPGGRVVLIASTAGQRGEAMHSDYGASKGAMISFVKSIAIEVARQGITVNAVAPGWVDTEMCDVPYADGGRDRIAAGIPVGRVATPEDIAFPTVFLCTDEARHITGEIVNVNGGSVLCG